One segment of Panicum virgatum strain AP13 chromosome 1K, P.virgatum_v5, whole genome shotgun sequence DNA contains the following:
- the LOC120666112 gene encoding protein RGF1 INDUCIBLE TRANSCRIPTION FACTOR 1-like isoform X1 — translation MRPGWVAGLVAESFFVACPAHENHKKNERNIFCLACCASICPHCAAAHRHHPLLQVRRYVYHDVVRLGDLEKLIDCSYVQSYTINSAKVIFLKPRPQSRPFKGSGNVCLTCDRILQEPFHFCSLSCKVDHVTMQGGDLFNTLQYYGGVGGGGATDPDHLAFPQFENLRVDGSDLDDDTDGGQITPNSTLEDPTQHYGNGGGASSDNGDTRAVVVARRGEAGKRKKGGGFFPQIVLSLGNRRKGAPHRSPLA, via the exons ATGAGGCCCGGGTGGGTTGCCGGCCTGGTGGCGGAGAGCTTCTTCGTGGCGTGCCCCGCGCACGAGAACCACAAGAAGAACGAGCGCAACATCTTCTGCCTCGCCTGCTGCGCCAGCATCTGCccccactgcgccgccgcgcaccgccaCCACCCGCTCCTCCAG GTGCGACGCTACGTGTACCATGACGTCGTCCGCCTTGGCGACCTGGAGAAACTCATTGACTGCTCCTATGTTCAG TCCTACACGATCAACAGTGCCAAGGTCATCTTCCTGAAGCCGAGGCCTCAGTCCAGGCCCTTCAAGGGCTCCGGCAACGTCTGCCTGACATGCGACAGGATCCTCCAAGAACCCTTCCATTTCTGCTCCCTCTCTTGTAAG GTGGATCATGTCACAATGCAGGGAGGGGATCTCTTCAACACCCTGCAGTACTacggcggggtcggcggcggcggcgccacagACCCAGATCACCTTGCCTTCCCGCAGTTTGAAAACCTCCGCGTCGACGGATCGGACCTCGACGACGACACTGATGGCGGGCAGATCACCCCGAACTCGACCCTTGAGGACCCGACGCAGCACTACGGCAATGGTGGCGGGGCATCGAGCGACAACGGTGACACTAGGGCTGTTGTCGTTGCCCGTCGCGGCGAggcggggaagaggaagaaaggggGAGGGTTCTTCCCCCAGATCGTGCTGTCACTTGGCAACAGGAGGAAGGGTGCCCCCCACAGGTCCCCTCTGGCCTAA
- the LOC120666112 gene encoding protein RGF1 INDUCIBLE TRANSCRIPTION FACTOR 1-like isoform X2: protein MLWNTVRRYVYHDVVRLGDLEKLIDCSYVQSYTINSAKVIFLKPRPQSRPFKGSGNVCLTCDRILQEPFHFCSLSCKVDHVTMQGGDLFNTLQYYGGVGGGGATDPDHLAFPQFENLRVDGSDLDDDTDGGQITPNSTLEDPTQHYGNGGGASSDNGDTRAVVVARRGEAGKRKKGGGFFPQIVLSLGNRRKGAPHRSPLA from the exons ATGCTATGGA ACAcg GTGCGACGCTACGTGTACCATGACGTCGTCCGCCTTGGCGACCTGGAGAAACTCATTGACTGCTCCTATGTTCAG TCCTACACGATCAACAGTGCCAAGGTCATCTTCCTGAAGCCGAGGCCTCAGTCCAGGCCCTTCAAGGGCTCCGGCAACGTCTGCCTGACATGCGACAGGATCCTCCAAGAACCCTTCCATTTCTGCTCCCTCTCTTGTAAG GTGGATCATGTCACAATGCAGGGAGGGGATCTCTTCAACACCCTGCAGTACTacggcggggtcggcggcggcggcgccacagACCCAGATCACCTTGCCTTCCCGCAGTTTGAAAACCTCCGCGTCGACGGATCGGACCTCGACGACGACACTGATGGCGGGCAGATCACCCCGAACTCGACCCTTGAGGACCCGACGCAGCACTACGGCAATGGTGGCGGGGCATCGAGCGACAACGGTGACACTAGGGCTGTTGTCGTTGCCCGTCGCGGCGAggcggggaagaggaagaaaggggGAGGGTTCTTCCCCCAGATCGTGCTGTCACTTGGCAACAGGAGGAAGGGTGCCCCCCACAGGTCCCCTCTGGCCTAA